The window CGAACGGGGCGGCCTCCGTCACGGCGCGCATGTTCGCGCCGACCTCCTTCGCGCTCATGTCCAGCGCCTCGCCGATGAGCCGCGACTTGAAGTAGGCCGTCCCGTCGGCCTCCGTCCGGAGATAGTCGACGATGCGCTGCTGTTTCTCGTTCAGGTCCTCGGTGAGGTCGGTCTCGGTCTCCGCGGTCTGTGCCGCCGTCGCGCTCATACCACACCGGATGGGAGAGACACGGATAGTGGGTTTGGTACGGTGGGTTAATCGAGTGGTAGAGGACTCAGAACGCACTTTAGGACGATTTATCGGGCTACCAGATTACCAACGGGACCCCTCGCGGCGCGGTGGTTGGTACGACAGAGAAACTGTCGACGATACGGTGCTGTCATGTAGTGGCTGCATACGCGCGAGCAGGGCGGGACTCCGTCCCGCTTGCAGTCGGACGTAGTCCGACGACGAAGCGAGCGCGTTTGGGTTCGAGACGGCTTCGCCGTCTCGTCCTCCCGAAAATCTCCGATTTTCGGAGACACCAGCCCGAGCGACCGGAGGGAGCGAGGGCTGGCATTTTTTCTGAATGTTTTTTGGCGTCATCAGAACGCGAAGCGTTCTGATTGCCCGTGGAATCGCTCCGCGATTCCACGACGGCGAGCGGTGGCCGGAGGCCACCCGAGCCGTCAAAAAAGCTCGCGGTGAAGAAGCTCAGTGGAACGCGATGGGCGTCCCGAGTTCGTCGCCCTCGTGGTCGATCTTCGCCATCGCCTCGTCGAAGTCCTCGCGGCGGACCTCGGTGCGGTCGTCGCGGATGGCGAACATGCCGGCCTCCGTCGACAGCGACTCCAGTTCCGCGCCGGTGAAGCCCTCGGTGGCCTCGGCCAGCGACGCGAGGTCCACGTCGTCGGAGAGGTTCATGTCGCGCGTGTGGATCTTGAGAATCTCCGTGCGGCCCTCGTCGTTGGGTTCGGGCACCTCGATGAGGCGGTCGAAGCGGC of the Haloglomus salinum genome contains:
- a CDS encoding DUF7123 family protein, with amino-acid sequence MSATAAQTAETETDLTEDLNEKQQRIVDYLRTEADGTAYFKSRLIGEALDMSAKEVGANMRAVTEAAPFEVEKWGYSSGTTWKVTV